In Sphingomicrobium sediminis, the genomic window CGACCATGTCGAACAGCGCATGCGCGAAATCGGGCTTGCCCCGGGCGGGTTCAATGACACGTATCGCGAGCCGGTGCGCCTGCATCATATCGCGGAAGATACCGAACTGGCCGCCAGCTTTACGGTCGACGGCAAGACCTATGAGCATGGCGACAATGCCATCATCCGCGTCGACCCGCTGCGTGCGCCGATCCGCGGCACGACCGGCCTCGTCTTCGTCGGTGACGGCTTCGATGCCCCCGAATATGGCGGCTCGAGCTATGCCAATGTCGACGTGCGCGGCAAGGTCGTCGTCGCGATGGTCCGCGATACAGAGGGTCTCGAGCCCGATGTCGGCGCCCATCTCGGCAGCGCCCGTGCCCGCATCGCCGCGCAGAATGGCGCGGTGGGCTTCATCAGCATCATGCCGCGCGGCATCCCGGTCTTCGCCTGGCAGCGCTACATGGACTATTTCAACGGCGAACGCTTCCTGCCGGAATATGACAGTCAGGCAGGCCTCGCATTCGCCGCCTCGATCCGTCCTGAAGACGCCGCCGCCCTGTTCGACGGCTCGGGCACCAGCCTCGCCACGCTCGAGCGCAAGCTGAAGGCCAGCGGTCGTCTCGACAGCTTCGCGCTCGACCCCAATGTCAGCGTCGACCTGTCGGCCCCGGCCGCCGAGATCGTCTCGAGCGATACGGTCATCGGGGTCATCGAAGGCAGCGATCCCGAGCTTGCCGACGAGATCGTCGTCGTCACCGCGCACCTCGACCATATGGGCGTGGACGAGGATCGCAGCGGCGACCAGATTTTCAACGGTGCCTATGACAATGCGGTCGGCGTCGCCTCGATCCTGGAAAGCGCCCGCGCCATCCTGGCCCGCGATGAAAAGCCGCGTCGTTCGATCGCCTTCGTGGCGCTCGCTGCCGAGGAACAGGGCCTGTTCGGCTCGCAGCAGATGGCCAAGCGCGGCACGATCGCCGGCAAGACCATCGTCGCCAACGTCA contains:
- a CDS encoding M28 family peptidase, yielding MKFFVALVAASSLAFSSATDWVAPQASQRIEADTVTLAADDMEGRKTGTEGYARAADHVEQRMREIGLAPGGFNDTYREPVRLHHIAEDTELAASFTVDGKTYEHGDNAIIRVDPLRAPIRGTTGLVFVGDGFDAPEYGGSSYANVDVRGKVVVAMVRDTEGLEPDVGAHLGSARARIAAQNGAVGFISIMPRGIPVFAWQRYMDYFNGERFLPEYDSQAGLAFAASIRPEDAAALFDGSGTSLATLERKLKASGRLDSFALDPNVSVDLSAPAAEIVSSDTVIGVIEGSDPELADEIVVVTAHLDHMGVDEDRSGDQIFNGAYDNAVGVASILESARAILARDEKPRRSIAFVALAAEEQGLFGSQQMAKRGTIAGKTIVANVNLDMPMLFGDFDQVIAFGAHHSDIGDAVNEAARAMGLTQAEDPDPEQAYFVRSDHYSFVLEGVPSVMIDPFNAAKKAEADRFMGNHYHKVSDETDLDIDYYAAARFAEIGARVTYTLAMEDEAPEWKEDSYFGSWASWVRAIRAARQGG